A genomic window from Maridesulfovibrio sp. includes:
- a CDS encoding ABC transporter substrate-binding protein — protein MLSKKSTYVSKCLIITAALLSVLVYSLCSASTEQPKVVRIGDLFANTYTSLDPQKVSFGWYTSTMGLSETLFRIDDSYAVVPWLAESASVDGTTWTIKLRDNVCFSDGSKLTSDIAVRCIERANKVNEKSRMLKNASLAVVDEKTFTISTPKLLPTVLNELCNVYMAMVNLDTSKDLDNAPVCTGPFKVDKFDPGVFVRLVRNDNYWGGKVNLDGVEGLYVADADTLSLAFQNGEIDAYIGPTTNDLSIFSASPEKYNVVAIPASRLYYYYLSMERIPDKNLRAAINMSINSDDVCILLAGLASPTVGAYGTGTAYGKITKHGFDPVEAKKLIEKLGYTIDENGYYAKDGKEIELDIAYYAARSIDKIVLLMQEQLRSVGIKANLRVTEDPDGTYMSTGDFDIGVYCMTANPSADPYYFMERVVGGGKYTSGRYNNARAKKLLEQLYSEPVAAQRAKLAIAIQQQIVDDEAMGFLAILNKTTVMRAGVVNCSERNPISFYFLNAETALND, from the coding sequence ATGCTTTCAAAAAAAAGCACGTATGTTTCTAAGTGCTTAATTATTACTGCTGCATTGTTATCAGTTTTGGTTTATTCTTTATGCAGTGCATCAACTGAACAGCCTAAAGTCGTACGTATCGGAGACTTGTTCGCTAATACATATACCAGTCTTGACCCTCAGAAGGTGTCTTTCGGTTGGTACACTTCAACAATGGGTCTTTCCGAGACCTTGTTCAGAATTGACGATAGTTACGCAGTAGTTCCCTGGCTGGCTGAGTCCGCTTCTGTTGATGGGACCACATGGACTATTAAACTGCGGGATAATGTATGTTTTTCTGACGGAAGCAAACTTACATCTGATATCGCAGTAAGATGCATAGAGCGTGCTAATAAGGTAAATGAAAAGTCCCGGATGCTCAAGAATGCTTCTTTGGCTGTTGTTGATGAGAAAACATTTACTATTTCCACTCCTAAGCTTTTGCCTACGGTGCTTAACGAATTGTGCAACGTTTATATGGCGATGGTAAATCTAGATACCTCAAAAGATTTAGATAATGCTCCTGTTTGTACCGGGCCGTTCAAAGTAGATAAATTTGATCCCGGTGTATTCGTCAGGCTTGTACGTAACGATAATTATTGGGGCGGAAAAGTAAATCTTGACGGTGTAGAAGGATTATATGTTGCTGATGCTGATACGCTTTCCCTTGCATTTCAGAATGGTGAGATTGACGCATACATAGGCCCTACAACCAACGATCTCAGCATCTTTTCCGCTTCTCCTGAAAAATATAATGTTGTCGCTATTCCGGCCTCCCGCCTGTACTATTATTATTTGAGCATGGAACGTATTCCCGACAAAAATCTTCGTGCTGCAATTAATATGTCCATTAATTCTGACGATGTCTGTATCCTTCTGGCCGGTCTGGCCAGCCCCACGGTCGGAGCCTACGGCACTGGTACCGCATATGGTAAAATTACAAAACACGGTTTCGATCCTGTGGAGGCGAAAAAACTGATTGAGAAGCTGGGCTATACCATTGATGAAAATGGATACTATGCAAAGGATGGTAAGGAAATTGAGTTGGACATTGCTTATTATGCGGCACGTTCAATTGATAAAATAGTCCTGCTGATGCAGGAACAGTTAAGGTCTGTTGGTATCAAGGCGAATTTGAGGGTCACTGAGGACCCGGACGGGACCTATATGAGTACAGGTGATTTTGATATCGGCGTATACTGCATGACGGCCAACCCTTCAGCGGATCCCTATTACTTCATGGAGCGTGTAGTTGGCGGAGGTAAATATACTTCCGGCAGATATAACAATGCCAGAGCCAAAAAGCTTCTGGAGCAGCTTTACTCGGAACCTGTTGCAGCTCAACGCGCGAAACTGGCTATAGCTATTCAGCAGCAGATTGTTGATGATGAAGCTATGGGTTTTCTGGCAATT
- a CDS encoding class I SAM-dependent methyltransferase — MDKLKNKIERYWNWRSSSYALDNEKSQETEKAWDSTIRTLAKSGRNQYALDVGTGPGQLAFYLAEAGFNVTGVDLSSQMIASAQKTAKEMDLNIDFRTGDAENLDFADNQFDVIVSRNLIWTLPNPDRALKEWYRILKPGGRIIISDGFWSNQTWKRFYEIPINLLKSVFQAKSRISLRFFLHYASMMKELPLYEGVKKQEVQKLLHYAGFSDVSSWDVDQSFRANPYAFDMSINPSFFIVYADK, encoded by the coding sequence ATGGATAAATTAAAAAACAAGATAGAAAGGTATTGGAACTGGCGTAGTTCCAGTTACGCTTTGGATAATGAGAAGTCTCAGGAAACTGAAAAAGCATGGGATTCGACAATAAGAACTTTGGCAAAGTCCGGTCGGAATCAATATGCATTGGATGTAGGGACCGGGCCTGGACAACTTGCATTTTATCTAGCTGAAGCCGGTTTTAATGTTACCGGCGTAGATTTGTCGTCGCAAATGATAGCCAGCGCACAAAAGACTGCGAAAGAAATGGATCTTAACATTGATTTTCGTACTGGTGACGCAGAGAATCTGGATTTTGCCGATAATCAGTTTGATGTGATTGTTTCCCGAAACCTTATCTGGACACTGCCAAATCCTGATCGTGCACTGAAAGAATGGTACAGAATTCTGAAACCCGGGGGGAGAATTATTATCTCAGATGGTTTCTGGAGCAATCAGACTTGGAAAAGATTTTATGAGATTCCGATAAATTTGTTAAAGAGTGTCTTTCAAGCAAAAAGCCGGATATCTTTACGCTTTTTTCTACATTATGCCAGTATGATGAAAGAATTACCCTTATATGAAGGGGTGAAGAAACAAGAAGTGCAAAAGCTGCTGCATTATGCGGGGTTTAGTGACGTTTCTTCATGGGATGTCGATCAATCTTTTAGAGCGAATCCTTATGCCTTTGACATGAGTATCAATCCTTCGTTCTTCATCGTTTATGCAGATAAATAG
- a CDS encoding PTS fructose-like transporter subunit IIB encodes MSKIVAVTACPTGVAHTIMAAEALKKVGLSMGHSVEVETQGAEGAKDVLSRQAIDEADVVIIAADIHVDPFRFQNKYMHAVSTSDAIRKTKEVISTALKEAEDFSSPMASSGTDGGRKYIVGVTSCPTGIAHTFMAAEALRKAAESLGYEVKIETQGSVGAKNVLTEEDIARADAVVIAADAFVDIKRFAGKSLYETGTKDALRDGEQVIKSALAAVPSVHKDLAGQVDELKKERSAARTGPYRHLMTGVSYMLPVVVAGGLLIALAFAFGGIYAGDKEGTLGWALMQIGGAGAFSLFVPVLGAFIAYSIAQRPGITPGIVGGLLATNVGAGFLGGIVAGFIAGYLTKFLNDKIKLPQNLQGLKPVLILPFLSTLVVGLLMIYVIGPPVKIALTSLSEWLQTMQGTSALALGLVLGAMMAFDMGGPVNKAAYTFGVGLLSAKIYGPMAAVMAAGMTPPLGLALAASLFKNRFTEDEHEASKAAFVLGISFITEGAIPFAARDPFRVIPCIMLGSAVTGAISMTMKCTLMVPHGGIFVLPIPNAVTGLIPYTVAIIVGTIITAGALFVAKKPITQES; translated from the coding sequence ATGTCAAAGATCGTTGCTGTAACAGCGTGTCCTACTGGCGTGGCACATACCATTATGGCTGCCGAAGCCCTGAAGAAAGTCGGTCTCAGTATGGGACATAGTGTGGAAGTTGAAACCCAAGGGGCGGAAGGTGCAAAAGATGTACTTAGCCGACAGGCCATTGACGAAGCAGATGTCGTCATCATTGCCGCTGATATTCATGTGGACCCTTTCAGGTTTCAAAATAAATACATGCATGCTGTCTCTACAAGCGATGCTATTCGCAAGACAAAGGAAGTTATCAGCACTGCGTTGAAGGAAGCTGAAGATTTCAGTTCACCAATGGCCTCTTCCGGGACAGATGGTGGGCGCAAGTATATAGTTGGGGTCACCTCCTGCCCGACAGGAATAGCACATACATTTATGGCTGCGGAAGCATTACGCAAAGCGGCAGAGAGTCTGGGGTATGAAGTTAAAATTGAAACCCAGGGTTCAGTCGGCGCCAAGAATGTCCTTACGGAAGAGGATATAGCCCGTGCTGATGCTGTTGTAATTGCGGCAGATGCTTTCGTTGATATTAAACGCTTTGCCGGCAAATCGCTTTATGAGACTGGAACGAAGGATGCCCTGAGGGACGGAGAACAGGTTATCAAGTCTGCGTTGGCAGCGGTTCCTAGTGTCCATAAGGATCTAGCAGGACAGGTTGATGAACTTAAGAAGGAGCGTTCAGCAGCCAGAACCGGACCGTACCGCCATCTTATGACGGGTGTTTCCTATATGCTTCCAGTTGTTGTTGCCGGTGGTTTGCTTATTGCCTTGGCTTTCGCCTTTGGCGGTATTTATGCCGGAGATAAAGAAGGCACTCTCGGATGGGCGCTTATGCAGATAGGTGGGGCCGGGGCATTTTCCCTGTTTGTACCTGTTCTCGGAGCATTTATTGCGTATTCCATTGCTCAGCGTCCCGGTATTACTCCCGGTATTGTCGGTGGTCTGCTTGCAACAAATGTAGGTGCAGGATTCCTCGGCGGGATTGTTGCCGGATTCATTGCCGGGTACCTCACTAAGTTCCTCAATGACAAGATCAAACTCCCCCAGAATTTACAGGGACTCAAGCCGGTATTGATCCTGCCGTTTTTATCTACTCTGGTAGTTGGTTTGCTTATGATTTATGTGATTGGCCCGCCGGTTAAGATTGCCCTTACCTCTTTGTCTGAATGGTTGCAGACTATGCAGGGTACAAGTGCACTGGCTTTAGGTCTTGTTCTTGGTGCAATGATGGCTTTTGATATGGGGGGGCCGGTAAATAAAGCCGCATACACATTTGGTGTAGGTTTGCTTTCCGCGAAAATTTACGGTCCCATGGCCGCGGTAATGGCTGCGGGTATGACTCCGCCGCTTGGGTTGGCATTGGCTGCAAGTCTTTTTAAAAATCGTTTTACCGAAGACGAGCATGAAGCAAGTAAGGCCGCATTCGTCCTTGGTATATCTTTCATTACTGAAGGTGCGATTCCTTTTGCCGCCCGAGATCCGTTTCGCGTAATTCCGTGTATTATGCTCGGTTCTGCAGTTACCGGAGCCATCTCCATGACTATGAAGTGCACTTTGATGGTTCCTCATGGCGGGATTTTTGTTCTGCCAATTCCAAATGCTGTAACCGGACTGATTCCATACACCGTGGCTATCATCGTAGGAACAATAATCACTGCCGGAGCTCTATTTGTGGCTAAAAAACCGATTACGCAGGAAAGCTGA